The window CGAGAACGTCGAGCACGACGACTGGTACCGCTGGGGCCGGGTCGTGCTGTACGCCGAGATGCTGCTGGCGGTGCTCGTCACGGTGTTCTCGCTGTACCTGGCGTTCACCGGCTCCGCGGGGTTCCTGACATGAGTGGGGACTCCTCCCCCGACGAGCGCCCCTGCGACGGCCGGCCCGAGCGGTCGGGGCTGCTCCTCGCTGGCGGCCGCTCGACCCGGTTCGGCGAGCCGGACAAGGCGCTCGCCGAGCTCACGGGCGCGCCGCTGGTCAGCCACACGGCGGCCGCGCTCGCGCCCGCCGTCGACGAACTCGTCGTCAACTGTCGCGCGGCTCAGCGCGACGAACTGGCGAGCGCCCTCGAAGGGCTCGACGACCGCCTGCCGGTCCGGTTCGCGGTCGACCCGGTACCCGACGAGGGGCCCGTCGCGGGCCTGCTGACGGGCCTCCGCGTGACGCGGGGCCGGCACGTCGCGGTTGCGGGCTGTGACCAGCCGTTCCTCCGGACCGCGACGGTCGCGGACCTGTTCGACCACGCGACGGGCGAGACGGGGTCCGGCGCCGAGACCGCGGCCGCTCCGACGGGCGCGGCACCGGTGGCTGACGGACGACGCCAGCCGCTCGGCGCAGTCTACCGGCAGGACCGGGCCCAGGAGGCAGCCATCCGGACGATGGCGGCCGGCTCGCAGGCACTCCGCGACGTGCTCGCGCGGGTCGACCCCGTGGCCGTGCCCGTCTCGCCGGCCGTCGTCCGGGATATCGACACGCAGCACGAACTCGATGAGGTATCGGGCGGACAGGCGTCGAGCAGTGCGGATAGCTCTAGTATGATGGGAATTACGCACGAGAACGCGGCATCGACGACGAACAGGCCTGCCAGTCACACCGAGCGACTCCCCGGCCGAGGTGAGCCCTGATGCCACACAAGAAGGAGGGCATCAAGGCGGACTGCTACGGTGACGAGGTCCGCGAGCAGCTGCTGGCGTTCGCCGAGAGCGGGGGCGTCGACGCCATCCCCGAGGACGAGCGCGAGGACTGGTTCACCCGGTTCAAGTTCTGGGGCGTCTTCCAGCAGCGGACCGGCCAGGAGGATTACTTCAT of the Haloglomus salinum genome contains:
- a CDS encoding molybdenum cofactor guanylyltransferase, whose product is MSGDSSPDERPCDGRPERSGLLLAGGRSTRFGEPDKALAELTGAPLVSHTAAALAPAVDELVVNCRAAQRDELASALEGLDDRLPVRFAVDPVPDEGPVAGLLTGLRVTRGRHVAVAGCDQPFLRTATVADLFDHATGETGSGAETAAAPTGAAPVADGRRQPLGAVYRQDRAQEAAIRTMAAGSQALRDVLARVDPVAVPVSPAVVRDIDTQHELDEVSGGQASSSADSSSMMGITHENAASTTNRPASHTERLPGRGEP